A part of Bacillus thuringiensis genomic DNA contains:
- a CDS encoding DUF3974 domain-containing protein has protein sequence MSFIQTVLVLLGTLLLIAFTVVVLVVYFGRKLYFSWTKPYKRAHDSLDKLSNKSLPFLQEFTQHPLFYRWIRTEGKKEQYTLNTLFCASGQRTREQVFSMLPKEKQKKVHVMAKTTKKLTNEDIDVAAIKVKDFLRQETQQTVKPTDLSFYKLYFYDRYPDALNTIQAYKRSINPSLQRTVDDITISVLNALPYYQEQRMFEQQHKLETFLMKDLTAMLSLVVQLPPSQRPEKEEELKIYLQNFQKEMEVVERDIRDSIDHDLNVKMRAATEKFKNK, from the coding sequence ATGAGTTTCATTCAAACCGTATTAGTACTATTAGGTACATTGCTTTTAATCGCATTTACTGTCGTTGTTTTAGTTGTATATTTCGGACGTAAACTGTATTTTTCATGGACGAAACCATATAAAAGAGCACATGATTCTTTAGATAAGTTATCGAATAAATCATTACCGTTTCTACAAGAATTTACACAACATCCACTCTTTTATCGCTGGATTCGTACGGAAGGAAAGAAAGAACAGTATACATTAAACACTCTTTTCTGTGCATCAGGTCAACGTACGAGAGAGCAAGTATTCTCAATGTTACCGAAAGAAAAACAGAAAAAAGTGCATGTAATGGCAAAAACAACGAAAAAACTTACAAATGAAGATATTGATGTAGCGGCGATAAAAGTAAAAGATTTTTTAAGACAAGAAACGCAGCAAACAGTAAAACCGACAGACTTATCGTTTTATAAATTGTATTTTTATGATCGATATCCAGATGCATTAAATACAATTCAAGCGTATAAACGCTCAATAAATCCTTCATTACAACGAACGGTTGATGATATTACAATTTCAGTATTAAATGCCTTACCGTATTATCAGGAGCAGCGTATGTTTGAGCAACAACATAAACTTGAAACGTTTTTAATGAAAGATTTAACAGCTATGCTATCGTTAGTCGTACAATTACCACCTTCACAACGACCAGAAAAAGAAGAAGAACTAAAAATCTACTTGCAAAATTTCCAAAAAGAAATGGAAGTAGTCGAGCGAGATATTCGTGACTCGATTGATCACGATTTGAATGTGAAGATGAGAGCAGCGACTGAGAAGTTTAAAAATAAATAA
- a CDS encoding glycoside hydrolase family 10 protein, giving the protein MIVKRLLMICCIVIFFIPFSFISPHSTYAEVNTTYKKHELRAVWIASVLNIDWPSKTGLPIEKQKQELIRLLDDVKSTGMNAVVVQIKPTADAFYPSKYGPWSEYITGTQGKDPGYDPLAFMVEEAHKRNIEFHAWINPYRITMNHTDINRLSNDHPARQHPDWVVPYGGKLYYNPGIPEVKKFITEGALEIVQNYDIDALHMDDYFYPYKVVGEEFPDQKTYETYNNGRFTNIEDWRRGNVNELVKGLNTAIKQEKSYVKFGISPFGVWRNIADDPTGSNTTAGQRNYDDLYADTREWIQKGYIDYITPQIYWNIGFTPAAYDILVDWWVKETNNKPIHLYIGQAAYKINNNSVPAWSDPEEYPRQIVLNRLFSEINGSMHFSLKDINNNPLGVKDRLAKDIYKHPALIPPMPWLDHDPPKQPTLKGAIPRDEGIAVGIIDDRENDSAYYAIYRANGKNEVDIENPKHLLTTVRKTKLGEIYLDKTVISGETYTYVVTAVDRLHNESVASSKTTVKAK; this is encoded by the coding sequence ATGATTGTTAAACGTTTATTAATGATATGTTGTATCGTCATCTTTTTTATTCCTTTCTCTTTCATTTCCCCTCACTCTACTTATGCTGAAGTAAATACTACGTACAAAAAACATGAATTACGTGCTGTATGGATCGCATCTGTTCTTAATATTGATTGGCCATCAAAAACTGGCTTACCTATTGAAAAGCAAAAACAAGAATTAATAAGATTGCTAGACGATGTAAAAAGCACTGGTATGAATGCAGTGGTTGTACAAATTAAACCAACTGCTGATGCTTTTTATCCTTCCAAATACGGTCCTTGGTCAGAATACATTACGGGTACACAGGGAAAAGACCCTGGATACGACCCACTCGCATTTATGGTTGAAGAGGCACATAAAAGAAATATAGAATTCCACGCATGGATTAACCCATACCGAATAACGATGAATCACACTGATATAAATCGATTATCAAATGATCATCCTGCAAGACAACATCCCGATTGGGTTGTACCATATGGTGGAAAGTTATATTACAATCCCGGTATTCCAGAAGTGAAAAAATTCATAACAGAAGGTGCTTTAGAAATCGTACAAAATTACGATATTGATGCGTTGCATATGGATGATTACTTTTATCCATATAAAGTAGTTGGCGAAGAATTCCCTGATCAAAAAACGTACGAAACGTATAATAACGGTAGATTTACAAATATAGAAGATTGGCGACGCGGCAATGTAAATGAACTTGTCAAAGGTCTAAATACTGCTATAAAACAAGAAAAATCATACGTAAAGTTTGGCATTAGTCCGTTCGGCGTATGGCGAAATATAGCTGACGATCCAACTGGGTCTAACACAACTGCAGGTCAAAGGAACTACGATGACCTTTACGCTGACACACGTGAGTGGATACAAAAAGGTTATATTGACTACATTACACCGCAAATATATTGGAATATTGGTTTCACACCCGCTGCATATGACATATTAGTAGACTGGTGGGTAAAAGAAACAAATAATAAACCGATTCACTTATACATCGGTCAAGCGGCCTATAAAATTAATAATAACTCTGTCCCAGCTTGGTCTGATCCGGAAGAATATCCAAGACAGATTGTATTAAACCGGCTATTTTCTGAAATAAATGGGAGTATGCATTTTAGCTTAAAAGATATTAATAACAATCCACTAGGGGTTAAAGATAGACTCGCAAAAGACATATATAAACATCCTGCACTAATCCCGCCTATGCCTTGGCTTGATCATGATCCACCAAAACAACCGACTTTAAAAGGGGCCATTCCAAGAGATGAAGGTATTGCTGTAGGTATCATTGATGATAGAGAGAATGACTCTGCTTATTACGCAATTTACCGCGCGAATGGAAAAAATGAAGTGGATATAGAAAATCCGAAACATTTACTTACTACTGTAAGAAAAACAAAGCTTGGGGAAATTTATTTAGATAAAACAGTTATTTCAGGAGAAACGTATACGTATGTCGTAACTGCAGTTGATCGATTGCATAATGAAAGTGTCGCTTCTAGTAAAACTACAGTTAAAGCAAAATAA
- a CDS encoding PTS sugar transporter subunit IIB — protein MKVLFVCSGGMSSAIVVSALKKEAEKKGVNMEVHAIGTSEVEEEVKNGWDVVMVAPQIRHRFDSVKKFAEAESIPCGIIPPQAYTPLGGPTLLKTVNDLIR, from the coding sequence ATGAAGGTTTTATTCGTTTGTTCTGGAGGGATGTCTAGTGCAATCGTTGTAAGCGCTTTAAAAAAAGAGGCAGAGAAAAAAGGTGTAAACATGGAAGTACATGCGATTGGAACAAGTGAGGTGGAAGAAGAAGTAAAGAATGGTTGGGATGTTGTAATGGTTGCACCTCAAATTAGACACCGATTTGACTCTGTAAAAAAATTTGCAGAAGCGGAATCTATCCCGTGCGGTATCATACCGCCGCAAGCATATACGCCGCTTGGTGGACCGACTTTATTAAAAACTGTAAATGATTTAATTCGTTAG